The Saccharomonospora glauca K62 genome has a segment encoding these proteins:
- a CDS encoding SAF domain-containing protein codes for MDDTRSRSRQRNVRTRLRGRPLVLLRRALAAVLFLVAAALAATPGASSETTVPVLVTAKDLPSGSVLSATDVRVVDMNAATRPAGVLTTPAQAVRRQLVGAARAGEPLTDVRLVDDHGGPPGFTTVPLRLADAGVADLLRPGTRVDVVVPGEEAERAEVLASDATVVTVAQREPRRIGGPLEPDEPLVLVSVADEHAPHVAAAGLGRPVTVTLR; via the coding sequence ATGGACGACACGCGTTCACGGTCACGGCAGCGCAACGTACGGACCCGGCTCCGCGGACGGCCGCTTGTACTTCTACGGCGCGCGCTCGCCGCCGTCCTGTTCCTCGTCGCCGCGGCGCTGGCCGCCACACCCGGCGCGAGCAGTGAAACGACGGTGCCCGTTCTCGTGACGGCGAAGGATCTGCCGTCGGGCTCCGTCCTGTCGGCCACCGATGTCCGTGTCGTCGACATGAACGCGGCCACGCGCCCCGCCGGTGTGCTCACGACGCCCGCCCAAGCAGTGCGAAGACAGCTCGTGGGCGCCGCACGCGCCGGCGAGCCCCTCACGGACGTGCGGTTGGTCGACGACCACGGCGGACCACCGGGTTTCACCACCGTGCCACTCCGGCTGGCGGACGCCGGCGTCGCCGACCTGTTGCGGCCCGGCACCCGCGTCGACGTCGTCGTCCCCGGTGAGGAAGCGGAGCGGGCCGAGGTACTGGCGAGCGACGCCACGGTGGTCACCGTGGCTCAACGGGAACCGCGGCGGATCGGCGGACCACTCGAACCCGACGAGCCGCTCGTGCTGGTGTCCGTGGCCGACGAGCACGCTCCTCACGTCGCCGCCGCGGGGCTCGGTCGGCCCGTCACGGTGACGCTGCGATGA
- a CDS encoding MogA/MoaB family molybdenum cofactor biosynthesis protein — translation MERDAQRLGRALVVIVDDRLAQGELEDNTGPLVTELLEEANFIVDGVVVVRADTVEIRNALNTAVIGGVDLVITVGATGVSPRDVTPDATAGVLDRPVPGIAEALRSSALAAGAMDGVISRGLVGISGSTLVVNLASSRSAIRDGMATLSALVRHVIGQLSGLDQT, via the coding sequence ATGGAACGGGATGCACAGCGGTTGGGGCGAGCCCTCGTCGTGATCGTGGATGACCGGTTGGCCCAGGGCGAGCTTGAGGACAACACGGGCCCGCTCGTCACCGAGCTCCTGGAGGAAGCGAACTTCATCGTCGACGGCGTCGTGGTCGTCCGCGCGGACACGGTGGAGATCCGCAACGCGTTGAACACGGCGGTGATCGGTGGCGTCGACCTGGTGATCACCGTCGGCGCCACGGGCGTGTCTCCTCGCGACGTCACCCCCGACGCCACGGCGGGAGTGCTCGACCGGCCGGTGCCGGGTATCGCCGAGGCACTGCGTTCCTCCGCGTTGGCGGCCGGGGCCATGGACGGAGTCATCTCGCGCGGCCTCGTGGGCATCTCGGGCAGTACGCTGGTGGTGAACCTCGCCAGTTCCCGCTCCGCCATTCGGGACGGCATGGCGACCCTTTCCGCCTTGGTGCGTCACGTCATCGGTCAGCTCTCGGGCCTCGACCAGACCTGA